One segment of Dromaius novaehollandiae isolate bDroNov1 chromosome Z, bDroNov1.hap1, whole genome shotgun sequence DNA contains the following:
- the UGCG gene encoding ceramide glucosyltransferase, giving the protein MAVLALALEGLAIFGLVLFVVLWLMHFMSIIYTRLHLNKKATDKQPYSKLPGVSLLKPLKGVDPNLINNLETFFELDYPKYEVLLCVQDHDDPAIDVCKKLLGKYPNVDARLFIGGKKVGINPKINNLMPGYEVAKYDLIWICDSGIRVTPDTLTDMANQMTEKVGLVHGLPYVADRQGFAATLEQVYFGTSHPRSYISANLTGFKCVTGMSCLMRKDVLDQAGGLIAFAQYIAEDYFMAKAIADRGWKFAMATQVAMQNSGSYSISQFQSRMIRWAKLRINMLPATIICEPISECFVASLVIGWAAHHVFRWDIMVFFLCHCLAWFIFDYIQLRGVQGGALCFSKLDYAVAWFIRESMTIYIFLSALWDPTISWRTGRYRLRCGGTAEEILDV; this is encoded by the exons GCGCCTTCACCTCAATAAGAAAGCAACAGACAAACAGCCATATAGCAAACTTCCTGGTGTTTCACTTCTAAAACCGTTAAAAGGTGTGGATCCTAATCTGATAAACAACTTAGAAACCTTCTTTGAACTGGATTATCCCAAA tATGAAGTACTACTCTGTGTACAAGATCATGATGATCCAGCTATTGATGTATGCAAAAAGCTCCTTGGCAAATACCCAAATGTTGATGCTAGACTGTTCATAG GTGGTAAGAAGGTTGGCATCAATCCTAAGATTAACAACCTAATGCCTGGATATGAAGTTGCTAAATATGATCTCATATGGATTTGTGATAGTGGAATCAGAG TAACGCCAGACACACTGACAGATATGGCCAATCAGATGACTGAAAAAGTGGGTTTGGTCCATGGGCTACCCTATGTTGCCGACAGGCAGGGTTTTGCTGCTACCCTTGAACAG GTTTATTTTGGAACTTCACATCCAAGGTCATATATTTCAGCCAATTTAACTGGCTTCAAATGTGTAACAGGAATGTCATGTTTGATGAGAAAAGATGTCTTGGACCAAGCTGGAGGACTGATAGCTTTTGCACAGTATATTGCTGAAGATTATTTCATGGCCAAAGCTATAGCTGACCG GGGCTGGAAATTTGCAATGGCCACACAAGTTGCAATGCAAAACTCTGGTTCATATTCTATTTCTCAGTTTCAGTCCAGAATGATCAG GTGGGCCAAGCTGCGAATTAATATGTTGCCTGCCACAATAATTTGTGAGCCAATCTCAGAGTGCTTTGTTGCCAGCCTAGTTATTGGATGGGCAGCTCATCATGTATTCAGATGGGATATAATGGTATTTTTCCTGTGTCACTGTTTGGCATGGTTTATATTTGACTACATTCAACTAAGAGGTGTTCAG GGTGGTGCTTTATGTTTTTCAAAACTTGATTATGCAGTAGCTTGGTTCATCAGAGAATCCATGACGATTTATATCTTCCTATCTGCTTTATGGGACCCCACTATTAGCTGGAGGACCGGACGCTACAGATTACGTTGTGGAGGCACTGCAGAAGAAATCCTTGATGTATAG